In the genome of Clostridia bacterium, the window ATGAGGCCACAGCGAACATCGATACCGAAACTGAGCTCCTGATCCAGGACGCCCTGCCCAGGCTGATCGCTGGGCGCACCACGATCGTAGTGGCGCATCGTCTATCGACGATCCAACATGCCGACAGGATCATTGTCATACACAAGGGCAAGGTGCGCGAAACAGGCACTCACCAGGAGCTTCTCGCCAAGAAGGGCATATACTACGACCTGTGCCGCCTGCAGTATGTGGGTTTTCCACACTGAACCTCCCCGCCTGACGAGGTCGGGGCGAACGCCATTGCGCCATTGCCATGAGTAATTCGCCAGTTTGAGCCCGATTCCTATGGGCGCGCGGCGCCGGAAAATGGATCGGCGGCTGGGGATTCGCTCCCCCCGCCGCCCAATTGCCAATACTGCCGTTCAGTTCTGCCACGCCTGCCAGGGCCTATTACATCATCCCCGGCGGTTTGGCTCTGCTGGTGCTCGCCTGCCCCTGAGTCTGCGTGGCATTCTGCACTGGATACCACCCTTTGGAGTACATGGTCTCCCACAGCTCACGCTGCTCCTTCATACAGTCATCGTGTCCATTCATGAAGGTGCTGCGTACACTGGCGTTCGCTGCCTCGATGGTGGCCATGTGGTATCCAAGCGCCATTTCCTTGAGATCGCTCAGCAGGTCGGCTGCAATGTCCTTATCTGTCAGCCTGCCTTCGTCCAAATGTTTCCCCCCTCCGAACTTGTGCTTGGGATGCTACATCAGATTCTGGCCCGCCGTCCCAACCATGCCCTGGAGCGCATTCAGGTGTTTCTGGCATGAGTTCATCATCCTCTGAATACTCCCCTTTAGCTGCGGATCCTGAATCTGGTTCGCATATATCCCGCACTTC includes:
- a CDS encoding spore coat protein — encoded protein: MDEGRLTDKDIAADLLSDLKEMALGYHMATIEAANASVRSTFMNGHDDCMKEQRELWETMYSKGWYPVQNATQTQGQASTSRAKPPGMM